A section of the Solitalea canadensis DSM 3403 genome encodes:
- a CDS encoding TfoX/Sxy family protein, with protein MSYDEQLAQRIRESLAELPDVAEKTMFKGLTFMVNDKMCISVRNDDIMCRLNPDLQEEVLSRNGTSEMIHNGRSMKGFIYVNKTVLKTKADLDYWINLSLEYNTVAKSAKKKK; from the coding sequence ATGAGTTATGATGAACAACTTGCGCAACGAATTCGGGAATCATTAGCCGAATTACCTGACGTTGCAGAAAAAACCATGTTTAAAGGACTTACTTTTATGGTAAACGATAAGATGTGTATCAGTGTAAGAAACGATGATATTATGTGTCGCTTAAACCCAGACCTCCAAGAAGAGGTACTTTCACGCAACGGAACCAGTGAAATGATCCATAACGGCCGATCCATGAAAGGATTTATTTATGTTAATAAAACGGTGCTTAAAACCAAAGCAGATCTTGATTATTGGATAAACCTTTCACTCGAGTATAATACAGTGGCTAAATCGGCTAAAAAGAAGAAATAG
- a CDS encoding DUF4142 domain-containing protein — MKNNLLVLAAVAVCLTSACQQRADKKANDTTDSLGYVDTNKIAQERADTMNNSISNNAMKDDADFLTTAYNDGMFEIDAAKLAQKNAASAEVKELAKKIESDHAKANEQISMIASKNNITLPTALSEKKQSKYGDLAKVTGKEFDKEYIKEMVKCHDDAIDAFEKKSKNANNTEIQDFAVKTIPVLTAHKTQADVIKEKTDKM; from the coding sequence ATGAAAAATAACTTATTGGTTTTAGCTGCTGTAGCAGTATGCTTAACTTCTGCTTGTCAGCAACGAGCTGACAAGAAGGCCAACGATACAACTGATTCTCTCGGTTATGTAGATACGAACAAGATCGCCCAAGAACGAGCTGATACTATGAACAATAGTATTAGTAACAACGCAATGAAAGATGATGCTGATTTTCTAACAACCGCTTACAATGATGGTATGTTTGAAATTGATGCGGCAAAGCTTGCACAGAAAAATGCGGCCTCTGCTGAGGTAAAAGAATTAGCGAAAAAAATTGAATCAGATCATGCAAAGGCTAATGAGCAAATTTCAATGATTGCCAGCAAAAATAATATCACGCTTCCGACAGCATTAAGTGAAAAGAAACAATCGAAATATGGCGATTTGGCCAAAGTAACAGGTAAAGAATTTGATAAAGAATACATCAAAGAAATGGTTAAATGCCATGATGATGCTATAGATGCTTTTGAGAAGAAATCAAAAAATGCCAATAATACAGAAATACAGGATTTTGCAGTTAAAACTATTCCTGTATTAACCGCTCATAAAACTCAGGCAGACGTTATTAAAGAAAAAACAGATAAAATGTAA
- a CDS encoding lmo0937 family membrane protein, whose translation MRSILYLIAVILVIGWLLGLTVWHAGYIIHLLLILAVISFLLTLIRSNTNV comes from the coding sequence ATGAGAAGCATCTTATATCTAATAGCAGTAATCCTTGTTATAGGATGGCTGCTAGGATTAACAGTATGGCATGCTGGCTATATTATCCATTTATTGTTAATACTTGCGGTAATTTCGTTTCTGTTAACCCTTATTCGATCAAATACAAATGTTTAA
- a CDS encoding RHS repeat domain-containing protein has translation MHKKVASQRVIEKKLPGKGWEYIIYNKLDQVVFTQDSVQRAKKQWSFNKYDAMGRVIMAGLANNDGQTRQAVQTSVNNQTVALWEDRDASTLGYTTRTYPNTSATSVEIFMVNYYDDYTFAAPTGYNYVADTLNVQGCMSNGLLTASKIKVLDGTANYLWTVNYYDKEGRLIQQHKQNYIGGKDLINTKYSFTGQPLVVKRVHTNGKGINAQTFLYWYQYDHMDRKKRVLHKVINGTVNATAQPVILIDYAYNELGQLTAKKLHSIDKGVSYSQVVDYQYTSQGWLKKINDPAQISATSADKADKFALELKYDNGSVPQFNGNISNMVWRGTRFSAPTMEYGFSYDKLNRLLKAKSLEGGNYEERIDDYDLMGNILKLSRMSNNDLIDSLVYTYKVPNLSNQLDRVDEKSASTNKTLGFNEIGSIQQTGEYSYDANGNMLTDKNAGITINIIYNHLNLPQTIVKGTTTINYLYDALGRKLRKTVGTTIDDYIDGLQLQTVGSTTTIKFIATEEGRANWNGETNPYYYHYDLKDHLGNIRVTINEAGAVLQEDSYYAFGMQMPGKSFNATNKYLYNGKEIQTETGWYDHGARQYNPVLGRWNVVDPLAEKMRKYSPYTFVFNNPLRFLDQDGMVGNDWIKNIRTNEVKWDANINASTRFAANSEWQYMGAVGTTYHTANGTKQVLLGDNGHWNYINNQRNFNWREFTSQVNELKPMLDATATGITVTTYGMAAVASGGVGLSASSLGAGAADFGVQMFFNGGDINKVNWTSVGSMALFKSPLTANMVASGMQYSFSEGLDNSLLGNKSGSVFAAESVGGAAFGALGNHWLSQVELPSETTFKAAKEKRSIILQLIGIAIIIGAFITMVVKNEDRFRHRTEICQAIIISSGNSYKGELTLDYEFRVGNKIYKGAAGPYTKIPSRNYSDFQGKSFSVIYEKNKPENSGLLLTPSNFERYNIPYPDSLKWIEKKYFMK, from the coding sequence TTGCATAAAAAAGTTGCTAGTCAGCGAGTGATAGAAAAGAAACTGCCAGGTAAAGGTTGGGAATACATTATTTACAATAAGCTGGATCAGGTAGTTTTTACACAGGATTCCGTTCAACGGGCAAAGAAGCAATGGAGCTTTAACAAGTACGATGCAATGGGTAGAGTGATCATGGCCGGATTGGCAAACAATGATGGCCAGACTCGCCAAGCTGTGCAAACCAGTGTCAACAATCAAACTGTAGCATTATGGGAAGACCGGGATGCCAGTACATTGGGCTATACCACCCGAACTTACCCTAACACTTCTGCTACTTCAGTGGAGATATTTATGGTCAATTATTATGATGACTACACGTTCGCAGCACCCACTGGTTATAATTACGTGGCCGATACACTCAATGTTCAAGGCTGCATGTCCAATGGTTTACTGACTGCAAGCAAAATAAAAGTACTGGATGGTACAGCTAATTATTTGTGGACTGTGAACTATTATGATAAGGAAGGCAGACTTATCCAACAACACAAGCAAAACTATATAGGGGGTAAGGATTTGATCAATACTAAGTACAGTTTTACAGGGCAACCATTGGTTGTTAAGCGTGTACATACGAATGGCAAAGGAATAAATGCTCAAACCTTTTTATATTGGTACCAGTATGATCATATGGATCGTAAAAAGCGTGTATTGCATAAGGTAATTAACGGAACAGTAAATGCTACAGCGCAACCTGTTATCCTGATTGATTATGCTTACAATGAACTAGGTCAACTTACAGCTAAAAAGTTGCATTCTATTGACAAAGGTGTTTCCTACTCACAGGTAGTGGATTATCAATATACAAGTCAAGGTTGGTTGAAAAAGATTAATGATCCTGCTCAAATTTCGGCAACCTCGGCCGATAAAGCAGATAAATTTGCTTTAGAGCTTAAGTACGATAATGGTTCTGTACCGCAATTTAACGGTAATATTTCAAATATGGTTTGGAGAGGTACAAGGTTCAGTGCGCCTACAATGGAATATGGATTCAGTTATGATAAGTTAAATCGTTTACTGAAAGCCAAAAGTTTGGAGGGAGGCAATTATGAGGAGCGGATCGATGACTATGATCTAATGGGAAACATCCTAAAACTGAGTCGCATGAGTAACAATGACCTGATTGACTCGCTCGTGTATACGTACAAAGTTCCAAATCTAAGTAACCAGCTGGACCGTGTGGACGAAAAGTCTGCTTCCACCAATAAGACATTGGGTTTTAATGAAATTGGAAGTATCCAGCAGACTGGAGAATATTCATATGATGCCAACGGGAATATGCTGACCGATAAAAATGCAGGTATTACCATCAATATCATTTACAATCACCTGAACCTGCCGCAAACAATAGTAAAGGGAACAACGACAATTAATTACTTGTACGATGCTTTAGGCAGAAAACTACGTAAAACCGTTGGAACAACCATTGACGATTATATAGATGGATTACAATTACAAACAGTTGGCAGCACCACAACAATCAAGTTTATCGCTACCGAAGAAGGCAGGGCTAACTGGAACGGAGAAACCAATCCATATTATTATCACTATGATCTGAAAGACCATTTAGGCAACATTAGGGTTACTATCAATGAAGCAGGAGCAGTATTACAGGAAGATAGTTATTATGCTTTTGGAATGCAAATGCCGGGTAAGTCATTTAATGCAACTAATAAGTACCTTTACAATGGCAAAGAAATACAAACTGAAACTGGATGGTACGACCACGGAGCAAGACAATATAATCCGGTGTTAGGTAGATGGAATGTTGTTGATCCACTGGCTGAGAAGATGAGAAAGTATTCACCATATACATTCGTTTTTAATAACCCATTAAGATTCCTTGATCAGGATGGAATGGTAGGAAATGATTGGATTAAAAACATCCGAACCAACGAAGTAAAGTGGGATGCTAATATAAATGCGTCTACCAGGTTTGCGGCTAATTCTGAATGGCAATATATGGGCGCTGTAGGTACAACCTATCATACGGCTAACGGTACCAAACAAGTACTTTTGGGAGATAATGGACATTGGAATTACATAAATAATCAACGGAACTTTAACTGGAGAGAGTTTACAAGCCAGGTAAATGAATTAAAACCAATGCTGGATGCGACCGCTACAGGTATAACTGTTACTACGTACGGCATGGCTGCTGTGGCAAGTGGAGGTGTAGGACTAAGTGCTTCATCCTTAGGAGCAGGCGCGGCAGACTTTGGAGTTCAAATGTTTTTTAATGGAGGCGATATAAATAAAGTTAATTGGACAAGTGTAGGCTCAATGGCACTTTTTAAAAGTCCGCTAACGGCTAATATGGTTGCCTCTGGAATGCAATATAGTTTTTCAGAAGGATTAGATAACTCACTTCTTGGAAACAAATCTGGAAGTGTATTTGCAGCCGAAAGTGTTGGTGGGGCTGCCTTCGGAGCGTTAGGCAACCATTGGTTAAGCCAAGTTGAACTGCCATCAGAGACTACTTTTAAAGCCGCCAAAGAGAAAAGATCTATTATTCTGCAATTAATAGGAATCGCAATAATAATAGGAGCTTTTATAACTATGGTTGTTAAAAATGAAGATCGATTTAGGCATAGAACAGAAATATGTCAAGCTATAATTATTAGTTCTGGAAATTCATACAAAGGCGAGCTAACTTTAGATTATGAATTTAGAGTAGGAAATAAGATATATAAGGGAGCTGCGGGGCCTTATACAAAAATACCATCCAGAAATTACTCTGATTTTCAAGGTAAATCGTTCTCTGTCATATATGAAAAGAACAAACCAGAAAATAGTGGTCTATTATTAACTCCTTCTAATTTCGAGAGATACAATATTCCATATCCTGACAGTCTAAAATGGATAGAAAAAAAGTATTTTATGAAATAA
- the ligD gene encoding DNA ligase D, with protein MPKLKEYIDKRNFSQTKEPVGGDVTGKKLAFVVQRHHASRLHYDFRLQMKGVLKSWAVPKGPSLNPQDKRLAMMVEDHPLDYKDFEGEIPKGNYGAGNVHIWDEGYYIPIADYKDPEKGLLAELKSGNLKIILMGKRLKGEFAIVKIKSDEENAWLLIKHKDKYAVNKDYDSEDFVAAKIKNKKNITSEQTATKKKSVRTHTTIKPITPMMATLGSDMVKGDDWIFEPKLDGYRIVAITDGYHNSKLFTRNQLDYTSKYENVAEILKKLDRACVLDGEVVKLNDDGKPSFNALQLFGKNPVGKVHYYVFDLLQLDEHSLLEMPLTDRKKILEALVKSIDSPYIIFTPYESGNGNKLLEEARKNNSEGIMAKKADSIYHPGYRTKEWIKLKVNQEDEFIIGGYTEPRGKKGLIGAFLLGENKNGNLTFSGKCGTGLDELRDQEIYATLKDYEITKSPFTTKITNDTKIHWLKPELVCTVKYSERTEDGKLRHPVFKALREDKTVTDMKPAEDNYEIKANGNKVTITNRNKVYFPDNGITKGDVVDYYDTIADYILPYLKDRPLSLHRHPNGINAPSFFQKDIETKSYNWLKTVSIHSESNDKDIDYLVCNDKKTLLYMANLGCIEINPWLSRYPGIEKPDFLVLDLDPEQIGFESVIEVALTIKELLDSLSIPSYPKTSGSTGIHIYIYTGAKYHYDSVKLFAEWLAGKAHELIPSISSIERSPQKRQKKVYIDFLQNRKGQTIAAAYSLRPKPGATVSWPLSWDEVTKELKMEDYTIKNVPSLLTKRKNPWADIYSSTVNIAAIMKKLQV; from the coding sequence ATGCCCAAACTTAAGGAGTATATTGATAAGCGCAACTTCTCACAAACCAAAGAACCAGTGGGTGGAGATGTTACGGGCAAAAAATTAGCTTTTGTTGTACAGCGTCACCATGCTTCCCGGTTGCATTATGATTTTCGCTTGCAAATGAAGGGTGTGCTAAAAAGTTGGGCTGTTCCTAAAGGCCCTTCCTTAAATCCACAGGATAAGCGATTGGCCATGATGGTAGAAGATCATCCCTTGGATTATAAAGACTTTGAGGGAGAAATCCCTAAAGGGAATTATGGAGCCGGAAATGTACACATCTGGGATGAAGGGTATTATATTCCAATTGCAGACTATAAAGATCCCGAAAAGGGGTTACTCGCAGAACTTAAAAGTGGCAATCTGAAGATTATCCTGATGGGGAAACGACTCAAAGGAGAATTTGCCATCGTAAAGATTAAGTCGGATGAGGAAAATGCGTGGTTGTTAATAAAGCATAAAGATAAATATGCTGTAAATAAGGATTACGACAGCGAAGACTTTGTAGCTGCAAAAATTAAAAATAAAAAGAACATCACTTCGGAGCAAACAGCAACAAAAAAAAAGTCCGTTAGAACCCATACTACAATAAAACCAATTACCCCCATGATGGCCACACTTGGGTCTGATATGGTAAAAGGTGATGATTGGATATTTGAACCTAAGTTAGATGGCTATAGAATAGTTGCCATTACAGATGGTTACCATAACAGTAAATTATTTACTAGGAATCAATTAGACTATACGTCAAAATACGAAAACGTGGCGGAGATCTTAAAAAAACTCGACCGGGCATGCGTTTTGGACGGAGAAGTTGTAAAGTTGAATGATGATGGTAAGCCAAGTTTTAATGCATTACAACTCTTTGGCAAAAATCCCGTAGGGAAAGTTCATTATTATGTGTTTGACCTGCTGCAACTTGATGAACATTCATTGCTTGAAATGCCCTTGACTGATCGTAAAAAGATTTTGGAGGCGCTTGTTAAGTCGATTGACTCACCCTATATCATTTTCACACCCTATGAATCGGGTAACGGGAATAAGCTTTTAGAAGAGGCCCGGAAGAACAACAGTGAAGGCATTATGGCTAAAAAAGCCGATAGCATTTACCACCCGGGTTACCGGACTAAGGAATGGATCAAACTAAAGGTGAACCAGGAAGATGAGTTTATAATTGGTGGATATACTGAACCTCGCGGGAAAAAAGGTCTTATTGGTGCTTTTTTATTGGGTGAAAATAAAAACGGGAACCTGACCTTTTCCGGAAAATGTGGAACAGGCTTAGATGAGTTGCGCGATCAGGAGATTTATGCTACACTGAAGGATTATGAAATAACTAAATCTCCATTCACAACAAAAATTACCAATGATACTAAAATACATTGGCTGAAACCAGAATTAGTTTGTACGGTCAAATACTCGGAGCGTACGGAGGACGGAAAACTTAGGCATCCTGTTTTTAAAGCTTTAAGAGAAGACAAAACTGTTACAGATATGAAACCAGCGGAAGATAATTATGAAATTAAGGCTAATGGTAATAAAGTAACTATCACGAATCGAAACAAGGTTTATTTTCCGGATAATGGTATTACCAAAGGTGATGTTGTTGATTATTATGATACTATAGCTGATTATATTCTCCCCTATCTTAAAGATCGCCCATTAAGTTTACATCGCCATCCTAATGGCATCAATGCGCCAAGCTTCTTTCAGAAAGACATTGAAACTAAATCCTACAATTGGCTAAAAACTGTTTCAATACACTCTGAGAGTAATGATAAAGACATTGATTATTTAGTATGCAATGACAAAAAAACATTGTTGTACATGGCTAATTTAGGTTGCATCGAAATAAACCCATGGCTATCAAGGTATCCTGGAATTGAAAAGCCTGATTTTTTGGTATTGGATCTCGATCCGGAACAGATTGGTTTTGAAAGTGTTATTGAAGTCGCATTAACAATTAAAGAGCTTTTGGATTCCTTATCAATACCATCCTACCCGAAAACTTCAGGTTCCACAGGAATTCATATTTATATATATACCGGTGCTAAGTATCACTATGACAGTGTAAAACTGTTTGCAGAATGGCTGGCAGGTAAGGCGCATGAGCTAATTCCATCCATTTCTAGTATTGAGCGGAGTCCGCAAAAACGACAAAAAAAAGTGTATATCGATTTCCTTCAAAATCGTAAGGGGCAAACCATTGCTGCTGCCTATAGTTTACGCCCTAAACCAGGTGCAACTGTTTCCTGGCCATTATCATGGGATGAAGTAACTAAAGAACTTAAAATGGAGGATTATACGATTAAAAACGTTCCGTCATTATTAACCAAACGAAAAAATCCTTGGGCAGATATTTATTCTTCTACGGTAAATATTGCAGCTATTATGAAGAAGTTGCAGGTGTGA
- the ku gene encoding non-homologous end joining protein Ku, whose product MRAIWKGSIGFGLVNIPIKLFSATQSSSLDLDMLDRKDHAPIRFKRINEHSGKEVEWANIVKGYMIKDDYVILEDADFEDAAPEKNKMIDIENFVELKSVDPIYYENSYYIEPDKGGIKAYWMLYKALEKTGKAGLGRFVLRTSENLCLIRPMADVLSVQKIRFPEEIRSVGELNFEQADLGKKEMEMAMALIKEYTSPFDIKSFQNSYTAALMKIIKAKASGKRPSIRKIKVEATKTDDLTQQLIKSLSVKKKVS is encoded by the coding sequence ATGAGAGCGATATGGAAAGGAAGTATAGGATTTGGATTAGTAAACATTCCTATCAAGCTTTTTAGTGCTACCCAATCAAGTAGTCTTGATTTGGATATGCTCGATCGTAAAGACCACGCTCCTATCCGTTTTAAGCGGATAAATGAGCATAGTGGTAAAGAGGTTGAATGGGCCAATATCGTGAAGGGTTATATGATCAAAGACGATTATGTGATTCTGGAAGATGCCGATTTTGAAGATGCTGCTCCGGAAAAAAATAAAATGATCGATATTGAAAATTTTGTAGAACTGAAAAGCGTTGACCCAATTTACTACGAAAATTCCTATTATATTGAACCGGACAAAGGGGGCATAAAGGCCTATTGGATGCTTTATAAGGCGCTTGAGAAAACTGGAAAAGCTGGTTTAGGTCGTTTCGTGTTGCGGACGAGCGAGAATTTATGCCTGATAAGACCAATGGCAGATGTATTATCGGTTCAAAAGATTAGGTTTCCAGAAGAAATTCGCTCAGTAGGTGAACTTAATTTCGAGCAAGCGGACTTAGGTAAAAAGGAAATGGAAATGGCTATGGCGCTTATCAAGGAATACACCTCTCCTTTTGATATTAAAAGCTTTCAAAACTCCTATACTGCTGCGCTAATGAAAATTATTAAAGCCAAAGCAAGCGGTAAACGTCCGAGTATTCGTAAAATTAAAGTGGAGGCTACTAAAACGGATGATCTGACTCAACAACTGATCAAGAGTCTTTCTGTTAAAAAGAAAGTATCGTAA
- a CDS encoding YtxH domain-containing protein, which translates to MDNFKTVAAFFAGLAVGAAIGAFTAPEKGSELRKRMTERLKKTGNDLVNNVKGGFDDITSTITSKMKDVSDETTF; encoded by the coding sequence ATGGATAATTTCAAAACAGTAGCAGCCTTCTTCGCCGGACTTGCCGTAGGAGCTGCAATAGGTGCTTTCACTGCCCCTGAAAAAGGATCAGAGCTAAGAAAACGTATGACTGAAAGGCTAAAAAAAACTGGTAATGATCTTGTAAATAACGTTAAAGGCGGATTTGACGATATTACAAGTACGATCACATCCAAGATGAAAGATGTTAGTGATGAAACAACCTTTTAA
- a CDS encoding SDR family oxidoreductase, translated as MQKSNPKRAQRPPQAQKKQPGIESKMIPQPQSEGSPQMEQKLIGKVTYISGGDSGIGRAVAVLFAKHGSNIAISYLNETSDAEATRVLVEECGVKCLLIKGNIADERFCKSSIKQAVKKFGRLDVLINNAAVQYPQKKPELISSSQLEETFKTNIFSHFYLSSEALNYLKEGSSIICTTSVTAYRGSAHLIDYASTKGAIVAFIRSLSAALADRKIRVNGVAPGPIWTPLIPASFTKKEVSEFGSDVPLKRAGEPEEVAPCYLFLASDENSYMTGQILHPNGGEIVNG; from the coding sequence ATGCAAAAATCAAATCCTAAAAGGGCTCAGCGTCCACCTCAGGCACAAAAGAAGCAACCTGGCATAGAATCGAAAATGATTCCCCAACCTCAATCTGAGGGAAGCCCACAAATGGAGCAAAAGCTAATCGGTAAGGTAACTTATATTTCAGGAGGTGATAGTGGTATTGGTCGTGCAGTAGCAGTATTATTTGCTAAACACGGATCTAACATTGCCATTTCTTATCTTAATGAAACATCGGATGCTGAAGCAACAAGAGTTCTGGTTGAAGAATGCGGTGTCAAATGCTTGTTAATTAAGGGAAATATAGCTGATGAAAGGTTCTGTAAATCGTCTATCAAGCAAGCAGTTAAAAAGTTTGGCAGGTTAGATGTATTGATTAATAATGCTGCGGTTCAGTATCCACAAAAAAAACCTGAACTTATTTCTTCATCTCAACTGGAAGAAACTTTTAAAACCAATATATTCTCCCATTTTTATCTGAGCTCGGAAGCGCTCAATTATTTGAAAGAAGGCTCTTCAATCATCTGTACAACATCAGTTACGGCTTATAGAGGGAGTGCTCATTTAATAGATTATGCATCTACAAAAGGTGCAATTGTTGCTTTTATTAGGTCGCTTTCAGCTGCTTTAGCTGATAGAAAAATTCGGGTTAATGGGGTTGCTCCCGGCCCTATCTGGACACCATTAATTCCGGCAAGTTTCACGAAAAAAGAAGTTAGTGAGTTTGGTTCTGATGTACCGCTAAAACGGGCCGGTGAACCAGAAGAGGTGGCCCCATGTTATTTGTTTCTCGCTAGTGATGAAAACTCGTACATGACAGGTCAAATTTTACACCCCAATGGTGGAGAAATTGTAAATGGGTAA
- a CDS encoding ferritin-like domain-containing protein, whose amino-acid sequence MDNTNKTVIVSALNDLVKINRDRFVGYQKAMELTKNMELRTIFERLSLDSSQNINELSDQILRIHGKPFESTSIAGKFYRTWMDIKSVFSGGSDHSILKDCDYGESVALEAYERVNESNDFIMDVSADILIRYQQQRIMEGHDTIKQLLHKNVHQ is encoded by the coding sequence ATGGATAACACCAATAAAACTGTTATTGTATCTGCATTAAATGATCTGGTGAAAATCAACAGAGACCGTTTTGTAGGTTATCAAAAAGCTATGGAGCTTACTAAAAATATGGAGCTTAGGACAATCTTTGAACGATTATCGTTGGATAGTTCCCAAAATATAAATGAATTATCGGATCAGATCCTCAGAATACACGGAAAGCCTTTTGAAAGCACCAGCATAGCCGGAAAGTTTTACCGTACCTGGATGGATATAAAATCTGTCTTTTCAGGTGGTAGCGATCATTCTATTTTGAAAGATTGTGATTATGGAGAAAGTGTTGCTTTGGAAGCGTATGAAAGAGTAAATGAAAGTAATGATTTTATCATGGATGTTTCAGCCGATATATTGATTAGATATCAACAACAACGAATAATGGAAGGGCATGATACAATAAAACAATTACTACACAAGAATGTACATCAATAA
- a CDS encoding DUF6496 domain-containing protein produces the protein MAKYSKKSQEKVKENMEEMKEGKLKTGTGKKVTSRKQAIAIGLSEARKEGAKVPKQKESSDAKKSTSKKNS, from the coding sequence ATGGCAAAATATTCAAAGAAAAGTCAGGAAAAGGTTAAAGAGAACATGGAAGAAATGAAAGAGGGTAAGCTTAAAACCGGAACAGGTAAAAAAGTTACCAGTCGAAAACAAGCCATTGCAATCGGACTATCTGAAGCACGTAAAGAAGGAGCCAAAGTACCAAAACAGAAGGAATCTTCAGATGCGAAGAAAAGCACTAGCAAAAAAAATTCTTGA
- a CDS encoding DUF421 domain-containing protein produces the protein MDTILKLFGEGENLSALQMSVRACFTFFISLLLVRLGGVRMFGKKSSLDIIVFIMLGAILSRGIVGASPYLPTVCAATSIVLLHRILGFISVKNRRFQNLISGKKVILYDNGELQWDNLKKTSISKSDILKSLRLETHQDSLEKISTAFLENNGRISFIIKDVDTEY, from the coding sequence ATGGATACAATTTTGAAGCTATTTGGAGAAGGTGAAAATTTAAGTGCACTACAAATGTCTGTTCGTGCTTGTTTCACCTTCTTTATATCCTTACTGCTGGTTAGGCTAGGGGGAGTTAGAATGTTCGGTAAAAAATCTTCGTTGGATATTATTGTGTTTATTATGTTGGGTGCAATTTTATCCAGAGGTATTGTAGGTGCATCCCCTTATTTACCTACAGTTTGTGCCGCAACAAGCATCGTGCTCCTGCATAGGATACTTGGATTTATTTCGGTAAAAAACCGGAGGTTTCAAAACCTGATTTCGGGTAAAAAGGTGATTTTATATGATAACGGCGAGCTACAATGGGATAACCTCAAAAAAACATCCATTAGCAAATCTGATATCTTAAAAAGCCTACGGCTGGAAACGCATCAGGATTCTCTTGAAAAAATAAGTACCGCATTTCTCGAAAATAATGGACGTATCAGTTTCATTATTAAAGATGTAGATACTGAATATTAA
- a CDS encoding DUF4142 domain-containing protein yields MKSLYILFILLLLASCKQADKRDTTKEQADALNDVSFKADDLQANANFIVKIYEQGLFEMKSAQLADSVSHSIEIKSLAKIVSDDYGTIKGRLTDIASLNKIILPDSLGVEKRINYNNLLSTKSFDKDYIRQVMKGNEETLAQFESMKTATTDTNIVNMINEMTPILNEHMKRAAVLLK; encoded by the coding sequence ATGAAATCGCTATATATCCTCTTCATTTTATTGCTTTTAGCATCTTGTAAGCAAGCTGATAAACGCGATACAACCAAAGAGCAAGCAGATGCTTTAAATGACGTAAGTTTTAAAGCCGATGATCTGCAGGCAAATGCTAATTTTATTGTTAAGATCTATGAACAGGGACTGTTTGAAATGAAAAGTGCTCAGTTAGCAGATTCTGTTTCGCATTCAATTGAAATCAAATCACTCGCTAAAATTGTTTCTGATGACTACGGAACGATAAAAGGACGTTTAACCGATATAGCTTCGTTAAACAAAATCATTCTGCCAGATTCGCTCGGCGTTGAAAAACGAATTAATTATAATAACCTGCTATCAACCAAATCATTTGATAAAGATTATATCAGACAGGTGATGAAAGGAAATGAAGAAACGTTAGCTCAATTTGAATCTATGAAAACGGCGACTACAGATACCAATATCGTTAACATGATCAATGAAATGACACCGATACTGAATGAGCACATGAAGCGAGCGGCTGTATTACTTAAATAG